In one window of Paraflavitalea soli DNA:
- a CDS encoding SDR family oxidoreductase → MNTSLQGKTAVIGGSTQGIGLAIAQELAALGATCILLARNEQSLQAVTAALPTPYQQTHSYQVADFAHPGQVKQVITAIVAVTPVHILINNTGGPPPGPITEATGEAFLAAFNQHIICNQLLVQAVIPGMKQAAYGRIINVISTSVRIPVKNLGVSNTIRGATASWAKTMSNELAAFGITVNNILPGYTKTQRLDSLIQSNAAKRNVAPAVIEEEMLKEIPAKRFGDAAELAAVAAFLASPAAAYVNGVSIPVDGGKTGTI, encoded by the coding sequence ATGAATACCTCACTACAGGGAAAGACCGCCGTCATTGGCGGCAGCACACAGGGCATCGGCCTCGCCATCGCACAGGAACTGGCCGCCCTCGGCGCCACCTGCATCCTGCTGGCCCGCAATGAGCAGTCACTGCAGGCCGTCACCGCTGCCTTGCCCACACCATACCAGCAAACCCACAGCTATCAGGTAGCCGATTTCGCTCATCCCGGCCAGGTGAAGCAGGTCATCACTGCCATTGTAGCCGTTACCCCCGTACATATATTGATCAACAATACCGGTGGCCCGCCTCCTGGCCCCATCACCGAAGCCACCGGAGAGGCCTTCCTCGCTGCTTTCAACCAACACATTATTTGCAACCAGCTCTTGGTGCAGGCCGTGATCCCCGGTATGAAGCAGGCTGCTTATGGGCGCATCATCAATGTGATCTCTACCTCGGTGCGGATACCCGTTAAGAACCTCGGCGTGTCCAATACCATTCGCGGCGCTACCGCTTCCTGGGCCAAGACCATGTCCAACGAGCTTGCTGCTTTTGGCATCACCGTCAACAATATATTGCCCGGTTATACCAAAACCCAGCGCCTCGACAGCCTCATACAGAGCAATGCCGCGAAGCGCAACGTAGCCCCTGCCGTCATTGAAGAAGAGATGTTGAAAGAGATACCCGCGAAGCGTTTTGGCGATGCCGCAGAACTGGCCGCTGTTGCAGCCTTCCTGGCTTCCCCCGCTGCCGCCTACGTCAATGGTGTCAGCATCCCCGTCGACGGCGGCAAAACCGGAACCATATGA
- a CDS encoding DUF423 domain-containing protein codes for MHKGFLLTSTLLGALSVALGAFGAHGLKKLVPVETIGTFETGVRYQFYHVFALLAVAILIEKFPGDWMRWAGILFIIGIILFSGSLYILTALKATNTVGLSGIGAITPFGGLFLIAGWIAMFVAIIKK; via the coding sequence ATGCATAAAGGATTTTTGCTCACGTCCACTTTGCTGGGCGCCCTGTCTGTGGCCCTCGGTGCTTTTGGCGCCCATGGCCTCAAAAAACTCGTACCCGTAGAGACCATCGGCACTTTTGAGACCGGTGTCCGTTACCAGTTTTACCACGTTTTCGCCTTGCTGGCAGTAGCCATCTTAATAGAGAAGTTTCCCGGCGATTGGATGCGCTGGGCCGGTATCCTGTTCATTATTGGCATCATTCTCTTTTCAGGCTCTTTATACATCCTCACTGCCCTCAAAGCCACCAATACCGTTGGCCTCAGCGGCATCGGCGCCATCACCCCCTTCGGCGGCCTCTTCCTGATCGCCGGTTGGATCGCCATGTTCGTCGCCATCATTAAGAAGTAA
- a CDS encoding shikimate kinase, giving the protein MRIILIGFMGSGKTHWGKQVAHRLQLPFFDLDEEVVKAEGQSVTDIFATFGEEHFRLKEKETLERLVEEHESLVLSCGGGTPCFFNNIDYMKKVGIVVWLNTHVDVLLQRLLKEKAKRPLIKDIDDDGLRAYIIRKLNERRMYYEQADVVLDKEDAISMNDFIQTVLHA; this is encoded by the coding sequence ATGAGGATTATCCTGATAGGTTTCATGGGCTCTGGAAAGACACACTGGGGAAAACAGGTGGCCCACCGCCTTCAATTGCCCTTCTTCGACCTCGATGAAGAAGTGGTGAAAGCCGAAGGCCAGTCCGTCACCGATATCTTTGCCACCTTTGGCGAAGAACATTTCCGCCTCAAAGAAAAAGAGACCCTCGAAAGACTGGTAGAAGAACATGAATCACTCGTCCTCTCCTGTGGTGGTGGCACTCCCTGCTTTTTCAACAACATCGATTACATGAAAAAAGTAGGTATCGTCGTTTGGCTCAATACCCATGTCGATGTGCTCCTCCAGCGCCTGCTCAAAGAGAAGGCCAAGCGTCCCCTCATCAAGGATATCGACGACGATGGCTTGCGCGCCTACATCATCCGCAAGCTCAACGAGCGCCGGATGTACTATGAGCAGGCCGATGTCGTCCTCGACAAGGAAGATGCCATTTCCATGAATGATTTTATTCAAACCGTTTTACATGCATAA
- a CDS encoding glycerophosphodiester phosphodiesterase, producing MKGTKEVIELVLIVALIVSCHATRKTTNEVQTTDKPNTSIDLPSFDKEAHRGGRGLMPENTIPAMLHAIDLGVNTLEMDAVITKDGQVILSHEPFFSAAIATKPDGTRVTPQEERSLNIFQMTYAETQRYDVGLAVNPGFKDQQKLAATKPLLSKVIDSVEAYTKKKKSTPVFYNIETKTNPRTDNQYHPAPEEFVEKLMAVILQKHIEDRVIIQSFDFRTLQILHTKYPAIRTAALVADNKGLEEHLKQLQFIPTIYSPLYTLVKPELVTQCHQQKIKVLPWTVNDKPTIEKLKALGVDGIISDYPNLF from the coding sequence ATGAAAGGAACGAAAGAAGTAATCGAACTGGTTTTAATTGTAGCCCTCATCGTGAGCTGTCACGCCACCCGCAAAACCACCAACGAGGTGCAAACCACAGATAAGCCGAATACCTCAATCGATCTGCCTTCTTTCGACAAAGAAGCCCACCGCGGCGGCCGTGGCCTGATGCCCGAAAACACCATCCCCGCCATGCTGCACGCCATCGACCTGGGTGTCAACACCCTCGAAATGGATGCCGTGATCACCAAAGATGGCCAGGTCATCCTGTCCCATGAGCCATTTTTCAGCGCCGCCATCGCCACAAAGCCCGATGGTACCCGCGTCACCCCCCAGGAAGAGCGCAGCCTGAATATTTTCCAGATGACCTATGCCGAAACCCAGCGTTACGATGTGGGCCTGGCCGTCAACCCCGGTTTTAAGGATCAGCAAAAACTGGCTGCCACCAAGCCCTTGCTCAGTAAAGTGATCGACTCCGTCGAAGCCTATACCAAAAAGAAAAAGAGCACCCCTGTATTTTACAATATAGAGACCAAGACCAATCCCAGGACCGACAACCAATACCATCCCGCTCCCGAAGAGTTTGTAGAAAAACTGATGGCTGTCATTCTTCAAAAGCACATCGAAGACCGCGTTATCATCCAGTCTTTTGACTTCCGCACCTTGCAGATACTGCACACCAAATACCCCGCCATCAGGACCGCCGCCCTCGTGGCTGACAACAAGGGCCTCGAAGAGCACCTGAAGCAACTGCAATTCATCCCCACCATTTACAGCCCCCTGTATACCCTGGTCAAACCCGAACTGGTAACCCAATGCCACCAACAGAAGATCAAGGTTCTCCCCTGGACCGTCAACGACAAACCCACCATCGAAAAACTAAAAGCCCTCGGCGTCGACGGCATCATCTCCGATTACCCCAATTTATTCTAA
- the pyrF gene encoding orotidine-5'-phosphate decarboxylase produces MTRKELIEQIRLKKSYLCVGLDTDITKIPRHLLSSPEPVFEFNKRIIDATKDYCVSYKINTAFYEALGLVGWEAMERTVDYIPSTHFTIADAKRGDIGNTSSQYAKAFFETLNFDAITVAPYMGADSVRPFLEYQDKWTILLGLTSNSGAADFELQQAGEGLLYEKVLTTAAQWGTPDNLMYVVGATQSDWFTNIRKLTPDHFYLVPGVGAQGGSLKEISEKAMNNDVGILINASRAIIYASDKEDFAEKASEVAKEYQAEMATYLK; encoded by the coding sequence ATGACACGCAAAGAACTCATAGAACAGATCCGCCTCAAAAAATCCTACCTCTGCGTAGGCCTTGATACCGACATCACCAAAATACCCAGGCATTTATTATCTTCCCCCGAACCCGTATTCGAGTTCAACAAGCGCATCATCGATGCCACCAAAGATTATTGCGTCAGCTACAAGATCAACACCGCTTTTTACGAAGCCCTTGGCCTGGTAGGCTGGGAAGCCATGGAAAGGACCGTCGATTACATTCCGTCCACCCACTTCACCATCGCCGATGCCAAGCGCGGCGATATTGGCAATACCTCCTCCCAATATGCCAAAGCCTTTTTCGAGACCCTCAACTTCGACGCCATCACCGTAGCCCCTTACATGGGCGCCGACAGCGTCAGGCCCTTCCTCGAATACCAAGACAAATGGACCATCCTCCTCGGCCTCACTTCCAACAGTGGCGCAGCCGATTTCGAACTACAGCAGGCAGGAGAAGGACTCCTCTATGAAAAAGTATTGACCACTGCTGCACAATGGGGCACGCCCGACAACCTCATGTATGTGGTAGGCGCCACCCAAAGCGATTGGTTTACCAACATCCGTAAATTGACCCCCGATCATTTTTACCTCGTGCCCGGTGTGGGTGCCCAGGGCGGCAGCTTGAAAGAGATCTCCGAAAAAGCCATGAACAACGATGTGGGCATCCTCATCAATGCCAGCCGCGCCATCATCTATGCTTCAGATAAGGAAGATTTTGCAGAAAAAGCCAGCGAAGTAGCCAAAGAGTACCAGGCAGAAATGGCTACCTATTTGAAGTAA
- a CDS encoding DUF4097 family beta strand repeat-containing protein, with translation MKIQKAYRVTLLITALAFGTQVMAAGDPMVEKKKTYSKSYAVSNSDKISLSNQFGEMKISTWDKGEVKVDVTITTEAGSDERAQQLLDIINIQDGKSGSGVYFKTKIGNNNNNDRGKGEKQSFHIDYVVYVPASGTVDARNEFGPLSIGDFKGKIWLESKFGSLTAGNLSGEGNVNVEFGKATIGSMVGGSLTIKFSRGLVNNLSGDVKANFEHSSVKLGVENDLKNIDIKNSFTQLYLDVNTNLSANFDISTSFCDVKNKTSFDIKKEGDDDDRSGPKFDFHYSGKAGSGNTRVRVKASFGDVTIGHNIDFDVNADDKKRKEKTRNI, from the coding sequence ATGAAAATTCAAAAAGCGTATAGAGTAACCTTATTGATCACTGCGCTGGCATTTGGGACACAGGTAATGGCTGCAGGGGACCCCATGGTGGAGAAGAAAAAGACGTACAGCAAATCGTATGCTGTGAGCAACTCGGACAAGATCTCGCTGAGCAATCAGTTTGGAGAGATGAAGATCAGTACCTGGGACAAGGGTGAAGTGAAAGTAGATGTGACGATCACGACGGAAGCGGGCTCGGATGAACGGGCGCAGCAACTGCTGGACATTATCAATATCCAGGATGGCAAGAGTGGCAGCGGGGTGTACTTCAAGACGAAGATCGGCAACAACAATAACAATGACCGGGGCAAGGGTGAAAAGCAAAGTTTCCATATTGATTATGTGGTGTATGTACCGGCCTCGGGCACTGTAGACGCCCGCAATGAATTTGGCCCTCTATCGATCGGTGACTTTAAAGGAAAAATATGGCTGGAAAGTAAATTCGGCAGCCTGACAGCGGGCAACCTGAGCGGTGAAGGCAATGTGAATGTAGAGTTTGGCAAAGCCACTATTGGCAGCATGGTGGGCGGCAGCCTCACGATCAAATTCTCCCGTGGGCTGGTCAACAACCTGTCGGGTGATGTGAAAGCGAATTTTGAACACAGCAGCGTGAAGCTGGGTGTGGAAAACGACCTTAAAAACATTGATATTAAGAACAGCTTTACTCAATTGTACCTGGACGTCAATACGAACCTATCGGCCAACTTCGACATCAGCACGAGCTTTTGTGATGTGAAGAACAAAACGAGCTTTGACATCAAGAAGGAAGGGGATGATGATGACCGGAGCGGCCCTAAGTTTGACTTCCATTATTCGGGTAAAGCAGGCAGCGGCAATACGCGTGTGCGGGTAAAAGCCAGCTTTGGTGATGTAACGATCGGTCATAATATTGACTTTGATGTGAATGCGGATGATAAGAAAAGGAAGGAGAAGACGAGGAATATTTAG
- a CDS encoding MmcQ/YjbR family DNA-binding protein, with the protein MTIEGIQSICQQFKGMTEDIKWENHLCFNVGDKMFLVTSPDMVPVTASFKVSDEEFDEVSSRTGFKPAPYLARYKWVYVDDINRLNKKEWTYFAQQAYTLTAAKLPAKTKKLLGL; encoded by the coding sequence ATGACGATTGAAGGGATACAATCGATCTGTCAACAATTCAAGGGTATGACAGAAGATATTAAATGGGAGAATCATCTTTGTTTTAATGTGGGTGATAAAATGTTCCTGGTGACGTCGCCGGATATGGTACCGGTGACGGCCTCGTTCAAAGTATCGGATGAGGAGTTTGATGAAGTGAGCAGCCGGACGGGGTTTAAACCAGCTCCTTATCTGGCGCGCTACAAATGGGTGTATGTGGATGATATCAACCGGCTGAACAAAAAGGAATGGACGTATTTTGCGCAGCAAGCTTATACGCTCACGGCGGCGAAACTTCCCGCAAAAACCAAAAAGTTATTGGGGTTGTAA
- a CDS encoding GNAT family N-acetyltransferase, producing MSSTEIIEYDLQYQQETIDLIVGIQAGEFGVPITAEDQPDLRNVHAFYQQRNGNFWLAIDNNKVVGTIALIDIDNNQVALRKMFVHPDYRGKDKAVAWQLMQEVFAWCRLKGVKEIFLGTISQFQAAHRFYEKNGFREIKKEQLPPAFPAMPLDIIFYTYSFDK from the coding sequence ATGAGTTCAACCGAGATCATAGAATACGACCTACAATACCAGCAGGAAACCATCGACCTCATCGTAGGTATCCAGGCTGGCGAATTTGGCGTTCCCATCACCGCCGAAGACCAGCCCGACCTCCGCAACGTGCACGCCTTCTACCAACAGCGCAATGGCAATTTCTGGCTCGCCATCGACAACAATAAAGTAGTAGGCACCATTGCCCTCATCGATATTGACAATAACCAGGTAGCTTTGCGCAAAATGTTCGTCCACCCCGATTACCGCGGTAAGGACAAGGCAGTCGCCTGGCAATTGATGCAGGAGGTATTTGCCTGGTGCAGATTAAAAGGAGTGAAAGAGATCTTTCTGGGTACCATCAGCCAGTTCCAGGCCGCACACCGCTTCTACGAGAAGAATGGTTTCCGGGAGATTAAGAAGGAGCAATTGCCCCCCGCATTCCCGGCCATGCCCCTCGACATTATTTTTTATACATATTCTTTCGATAAATAA
- a CDS encoding sensor histidine kinase, which translates to MKLREHLSLPSGSHLTRRLRMAVVLFAGSFLCLLASPISSYGQAVTNAIDIAKIRFFRSDVSHFEVATQAKGTTRNDAITSLAFKPLSKQLPGSYMERDIFQRFTLTNSGDTAKEIFFLPGFYCRNIELFSAAADHPTGQLTPVVDTVARSPRFLGAINIQVAPHTTTVYYCRFNFVRTNVNNIIPRIIEKDYFRQWRSSVRDRDYLLDIVSYVATGILLMMIFYSLAVYLQNQNKEFIFYALYTLCTAFLLFLKSYLNLTGSAFHYFYEEYLDFMMMTASVFTYLFFVRQFLNTKENHPGLDKFLRWSKLVMIVFSAVFTFLYFFTEKYIVLNTMENLVMKLVFFVVGITFIVYSIKKKDTLLNYLALGNLALVVFSIISLLIMIFKWGVADSESRWSIFNRSIFYYELGLVLELSFFLSGLAWKNRRDIVERVKERERLKLENERKEFEKQMAVVTAMQGERDRISADMHDELGSGVTAIRLMSEILKTKMKSQSIPELDKISSNANELLGKMNTIIWTMKSSNDTVESLIAYIRAHAIEYFDSTPIECTVRLPAVIPQSDISGEKRRNIFLSVKEALNNAMKHSQATQLHIDIVAREHLLVIRITDNGIGINTEQLRRFGNGLSNMRRRMDNIGGSFTIECEGQCVLTFEAPL; encoded by the coding sequence ATGAAACTCCGGGAGCACCTATCACTACCATCGGGCAGTCACCTTACCCGCCGTCTTCGCATGGCTGTAGTGCTATTCGCCGGATCTTTCCTTTGTCTGCTCGCTTCTCCTATCAGCAGTTATGGCCAGGCAGTTACCAACGCCATTGACATTGCTAAAATACGTTTTTTCAGATCAGATGTCAGTCATTTCGAGGTAGCCACGCAGGCCAAGGGGACTACAAGGAATGATGCTATTACTTCGCTCGCATTCAAACCACTCAGCAAACAGTTGCCGGGCAGCTATATGGAAAGGGATATTTTCCAGCGGTTCACGCTGACGAACAGCGGGGATACGGCGAAAGAAATATTCTTTTTACCAGGATTCTATTGCCGGAATATTGAATTGTTCAGCGCGGCTGCGGATCATCCTACGGGGCAACTGACGCCGGTAGTGGATACGGTGGCCCGCAGCCCGCGGTTCCTGGGTGCCATCAATATCCAAGTGGCCCCGCATACTACCACGGTGTATTACTGCCGGTTCAACTTCGTGCGTACGAATGTAAACAATATCATTCCGCGGATCATAGAGAAGGACTATTTCCGGCAATGGCGGTCGTCGGTCAGGGACCGGGATTACCTGCTGGACATTGTGAGTTATGTAGCCACGGGTATCCTGCTGATGATGATCTTCTATTCTTTGGCGGTGTACCTGCAAAACCAGAATAAGGAGTTCATCTTTTATGCGTTGTATACGCTGTGTACGGCGTTTCTGTTGTTCCTGAAATCGTACCTGAACTTAACGGGCTCGGCTTTCCATTATTTCTATGAGGAGTACCTGGATTTTATGATGATGACGGCCAGTGTATTCACGTACCTGTTCTTTGTGCGGCAGTTTCTCAATACGAAGGAAAACCATCCGGGGCTGGATAAATTCCTGCGCTGGTCGAAGCTGGTGATGATCGTGTTCAGCGCGGTTTTCACGTTCCTGTATTTCTTTACGGAAAAATATATTGTGCTCAACACGATGGAGAACCTGGTGATGAAACTGGTCTTCTTTGTGGTGGGCATCACGTTCATTGTATACAGCATCAAGAAGAAAGATACGCTGCTCAATTACCTGGCGCTGGGCAACCTGGCGCTGGTGGTGTTCTCGATCATCTCGCTGCTGATCATGATCTTCAAATGGGGGGTGGCGGACAGTGAGTCGCGGTGGAGTATATTCAACCGGTCGATCTTTTATTATGAGCTGGGGCTGGTGCTGGAACTCTCGTTCTTCCTGAGCGGGCTTGCCTGGAAAAACCGGCGTGATATCGTAGAGCGGGTAAAAGAGCGGGAAAGGCTGAAGCTGGAAAATGAACGGAAGGAATTTGAAAAGCAGATGGCGGTGGTAACGGCGATGCAGGGAGAACGTGACCGGATCTCGGCAGATATGCACGATGAGCTGGGCTCGGGTGTAACGGCGATCCGGCTGATGAGTGAGATCCTGAAAACGAAAATGAAGAGTCAGTCGATCCCGGAACTGGATAAAATATCGAGCAACGCGAATGAGTTGCTGGGCAAGATGAATACGATCATCTGGACGATGAAGAGCTCGAATGATACGGTAGAAAGCCTGATCGCCTATATCCGGGCACATGCGATCGAATACTTCGACAGCACACCGATCGAGTGCACGGTGCGGCTGCCGGCGGTGATACCGCAATCGGATATCAGCGGGGAAAAACGGCGGAATATCTTCCTGAGTGTGAAAGAGGCGCTGAACAATGCGATGAAACATTCGCAGGCTACGCAACTGCATATTGATATTGTGGCCAGGGAGCACCTGCTGGTGATCCGCATTACGGATAATGGGATCGGCATCAATACGGAACAGCTGCGCCGCTTTGGCAATGGGCTGAGCAATATGCGGCGGCGCATGGATAATATCGGAGGGTCGTTTACGATTGAGTGTGAGGGGCAGTGTGTGCTGACGTTTGAGGCGCCTCTCTGA
- a CDS encoding acyl-CoA dehydrogenase family protein, whose translation MAAKTDQFVSPDYFALDELLTEEQKLIRESVRNYVKKEISPIIEDYAQKAEFPQQIVKQLGDLGCFGPTIPAEYGGGGLDYISYGLMMQELERGDSGVRSTASVQGSLVMFPIYEYGSEEQRHKYLPKLASGEWLGCFGLTEPDHGSNPAGMLTNIRDAGDHVILNGAKMWISNAPFSQVAVVWAKDEQGDIRGVIVERGMKGFSTPTTHGKWSLRASATGELVFDNVAVPKENILNVKGLKGPLSCLTRARYGIAWGSVGAAMDCYDTALRYSLERVQFDRPIGAFQLQQKKLAEMITEITKAQLLNWRLGVLMNEHKASPQQVSMAKRNGCEIAANIARDARQMLGGMGITGEYSIMRHMMNIESVITYEGTHDIHLLITGMDVTGLNAFK comes from the coding sequence ATGGCCGCCAAAACCGATCAGTTCGTTAGCCCCGATTACTTTGCCCTCGATGAATTGTTGACCGAAGAGCAGAAACTCATCCGCGAATCCGTCCGCAATTACGTCAAAAAGGAGATTTCCCCCATTATTGAGGACTATGCCCAAAAGGCCGAGTTTCCTCAGCAGATCGTAAAGCAATTGGGCGATCTGGGCTGCTTTGGCCCCACCATCCCCGCCGAATACGGCGGTGGCGGCCTCGATTACATCAGCTACGGCCTCATGATGCAGGAACTCGAGCGCGGCGATAGCGGCGTTCGTTCCACCGCCTCCGTACAGGGCTCCCTTGTCATGTTCCCCATTTATGAATATGGCAGCGAAGAACAGCGCCACAAATACCTGCCCAAACTCGCCAGCGGCGAATGGCTGGGCTGTTTCGGCCTCACCGAGCCCGACCACGGTTCCAACCCTGCCGGCATGCTCACCAATATCAGGGACGCCGGCGATCATGTCATCCTCAACGGCGCCAAAATGTGGATCTCCAACGCTCCCTTTTCCCAGGTGGCTGTTGTTTGGGCCAAAGATGAACAAGGCGACATCCGCGGTGTTATTGTTGAGCGGGGTATGAAGGGGTTTTCCACCCCTACCACCCATGGCAAATGGAGCCTGCGCGCTTCAGCCACCGGTGAGCTCGTATTCGACAATGTAGCCGTACCCAAAGAGAATATATTGAACGTAAAAGGACTGAAAGGTCCCTTAAGCTGTTTGACAAGGGCCCGTTATGGCATAGCCTGGGGATCCGTAGGTGCCGCCATGGATTGTTACGATACCGCCCTGCGCTATTCACTCGAGCGTGTGCAGTTTGATCGCCCTATTGGTGCGTTCCAGCTCCAGCAGAAAAAACTGGCCGAGATGATCACCGAGATCACCAAAGCCCAATTGCTCAACTGGCGCCTGGGCGTATTGATGAATGAGCACAAAGCCAGCCCCCAGCAGGTGTCCATGGCCAAGCGCAATGGGTGCGAGATCGCAGCCAATATTGCCCGCGATGCCAGGCAGATGCTCGGCGGCATGGGCATCACCGGCGAATATTCCATCATGCGCCACATGATGAACATCGAAAGCGTCATCACCTACGAAGGCACCCACGATATCCACCTCCTCATCACAGGAATGGACGTCACCGGCCTGAACGCATTCAAGTAA
- the kynU gene encoding kynureninase, with protein sequence MENNLPYAQSLDAQDPLAPFRNEFLIPEHKGSQQIYFLGNSLGLQPRRTQARLQEVLNAWAQYGVEGFFMGGQPWLQYHDTLTAPLATIVGALPHEVVVMNQLTVNLHLLMVSFYRPQGRRRKIICEAKAFPSDQYMFETHVKHLGFHPEEVIIEVGPRVGEHTIRTEDILQAIDQHKDELALVLWGGINYYTGQLFDMSAIAKAAQAAGAKVGFDLAHAAGNVPLQLHQWNVDFACWCSYKYLNSGPGAIGGVYIHERYHHDPEIHRFAGWWGYQKDTRFLMQKGFVPIPSAEGWQLSTPSLLLYAAHKAALEIVSEAGWDQLQQKRKKLNDWLWFLLEDLEKATGGAAIEFITPREETARGCQVSMLMLRDGKQLFDQLTAAGIMVDWREPNVIRLAPVPLYNTFEEVWRFVDTLKKLIEQQVK encoded by the coding sequence TTGGAAAACAATCTCCCATACGCACAAAGTCTCGACGCCCAAGATCCCCTGGCCCCCTTCAGGAACGAATTCCTCATCCCTGAACACAAGGGCAGTCAGCAGATCTACTTCCTCGGCAACTCCCTCGGTCTCCAACCCCGGCGCACCCAGGCCCGCCTCCAGGAGGTATTAAATGCCTGGGCCCAATACGGCGTAGAAGGTTTTTTCATGGGCGGGCAACCCTGGCTCCAATACCACGATACCCTTACCGCACCACTCGCTACCATCGTAGGCGCCCTGCCCCATGAAGTGGTGGTGATGAACCAGCTCACCGTCAACCTCCATTTGCTAATGGTAAGTTTTTACCGGCCCCAGGGCCGCCGCCGCAAGATCATCTGCGAGGCCAAAGCTTTCCCCAGCGACCAGTACATGTTCGAGACCCACGTAAAGCACTTGGGTTTCCATCCCGAAGAAGTGATCATAGAAGTAGGTCCCAGGGTAGGGGAGCACACCATCAGAACAGAAGACATCCTGCAGGCTATAGATCAGCACAAAGACGAGCTCGCCCTCGTATTATGGGGCGGCATCAATTATTATACAGGTCAGTTGTTCGATATGTCTGCCATTGCCAAAGCAGCCCAGGCCGCCGGTGCAAAGGTCGGCTTCGACCTTGCCCATGCAGCCGGCAATGTGCCCCTGCAATTGCACCAGTGGAACGTCGACTTTGCCTGCTGGTGCAGTTACAAGTACTTAAACTCAGGTCCCGGCGCCATTGGCGGCGTGTACATCCATGAGCGTTACCACCACGATCCCGAGATACATCGTTTTGCCGGTTGGTGGGGATACCAAAAAGATACCCGCTTCCTCATGCAAAAAGGCTTTGTGCCCATCCCTTCTGCCGAAGGCTGGCAACTCAGCACACCTTCCCTCTTGTTGTATGCTGCCCACAAAGCAGCCCTGGAAATAGTGAGCGAAGCAGGGTGGGACCAGCTCCAGCAAAAAAGAAAAAAACTCAACGACTGGTTATGGTTCCTCCTCGAAGACCTCGAAAAAGCCACTGGCGGTGCAGCCATTGAGTTCATCACCCCGCGTGAAGAAACAGCCCGCGGCTGCCAGGTGTCCATGCTCATGTTGCGTGATGGCAAGCAGCTATTTGACCAGCTCACTGCCGCCGGCATCATGGTCGATTGGCGCGAACCCAATGTCATTCGCCTCGCCCCCGTACCTTTGTACAATACCTTCGAAGAGGTCTGGCGTTTTGTGGATACCTTAAAGAAATTAATAGAACAACAGGTAAAGTAA
- a CDS encoding RNA polymerase sigma factor, whose amino-acid sequence MELTANTIRDELVERCKQGDSLSYQLLYQRYSKAMYNTSLRIVNNSADAEDVLQEAFLDAFRSLNDFHYRSTFGAWLKKIVINKSINTLRKRRGYLVEIDEDSDNGVMALAQEEQVDEAELAYQVANVKKAIQKLPDGYRAVISLYLLEGYDHEEIAGILGITHNTVRTQYVRAKQKLLTIIKQGGLS is encoded by the coding sequence TTGGAGCTGACTGCAAACACTATCCGGGATGAATTGGTAGAACGATGTAAACAGGGTGACAGCCTGAGCTATCAATTGTTATACCAACGATATTCCAAAGCGATGTACAACACGAGTCTACGGATCGTGAACAATTCGGCAGACGCAGAAGACGTATTACAGGAAGCCTTCCTGGACGCCTTCCGATCGTTGAATGATTTTCACTACCGCTCGACCTTCGGGGCCTGGTTGAAGAAGATCGTGATCAACAAGTCGATCAATACGCTGCGTAAAAGGCGGGGGTATCTTGTAGAGATCGATGAGGATAGTGATAACGGGGTAATGGCGCTGGCACAGGAAGAACAAGTGGACGAAGCGGAACTGGCGTACCAGGTAGCGAATGTGAAGAAAGCGATACAAAAGCTGCCGGATGGCTACCGGGCGGTGATCAGCCTCTACCTGCTGGAGGGCTATGACCATGAAGAAATAGCAGGCATATTGGGTATCACGCACAATACGGTGCGTACGCAATATGTAAGAGCGAAACAAAAATTACTGACGATAATAAAACAAGGAGGATTGTCATGA